In Halobacteriovorax marinus SJ, the following proteins share a genomic window:
- a CDS encoding 3'-5' exonuclease — protein sequence MAHFTEAEREILLRSFPNGIVALDLETTGLSPLIDKVIELSAIKVTPYGEEVFDELIDPKIEIPKFTIDIHGITNDMVQGKRTLDKVLPEFINFIGSLPLVAHNAKFDLGFIVFGMHQIGLPLHESHVYCSCKFSRYALRGSTNFKLSTLTTELEIPLENHHRALDDAIACLKVYERGLRVFKKPDRKILNEGHLFKLKDFDKQDDFEIPKKLKPLQDKVKDQEMIEIKYRGGSLKNQFRPIRPISFLPMPQGNMLYAHCLVSDMYKSFSLKKIAELRELSDEQKNELKAKMVKK from the coding sequence ATGGCCCACTTCACCGAAGCTGAAAGAGAAATTCTCCTAAGATCTTTTCCCAACGGAATTGTCGCTCTAGATTTAGAGACCACGGGCCTCTCACCCCTTATAGACAAGGTGATAGAGCTTTCGGCCATAAAAGTGACGCCTTACGGTGAAGAAGTTTTTGACGAGTTAATAGATCCAAAAATTGAAATTCCAAAATTTACTATTGATATTCATGGCATCACAAACGACATGGTGCAAGGAAAGAGAACCCTCGACAAAGTTCTCCCTGAGTTTATAAATTTTATTGGAAGTCTTCCCCTAGTAGCACACAATGCGAAATTTGATTTAGGTTTTATCGTATTTGGAATGCACCAAATTGGTCTTCCTCTTCACGAATCCCACGTCTATTGTTCATGTAAATTTTCAAGATATGCCCTAAGAGGTAGTACAAATTTTAAACTTTCAACTTTAACGACTGAGCTAGAAATCCCACTAGAGAATCATCACCGCGCCCTAGATGATGCTATAGCTTGCTTAAAAGTTTATGAGAGAGGATTAAGAGTTTTTAAAAAGCCTGATCGTAAAATACTTAATGAAGGCCATCTCTTTAAATTAAAAGACTTTGATAAACAAGATGACTTTGAAATTCCAAAAAAACTTAAACCACTTCAAGACAAAGTGAAAGATCAAGAGATGATTGAAATAAAGTACCGCGGTGGAAGCCTAAAGAATCAATTTAGACCTATTCGCCCAATCAGCTTTCTCCCAATGCCACAGGGGAATATGCTCTATGCGCACTGTCTTGTTAGTGATATGTACAAATCGTTCTCGTTAAAAAAGATAGCAGAGTTAAGAGAGCTATCAGATGAACAAAAGAATGAACTTAAAGCAAAGATGGTAAAGAAATGA
- the lpdA gene encoding dihydrolipoyl dehydrogenase, whose product MKSFDVVVIGAGPGGYIAAIRASQLGKNVAIVEMDKFGGVCLNRGCIPTKAVLKSAHSVHEIADMKDLGINVELKSLDGGQAVKRAKGISEKISKGVEFLMKKNKITSYEGKATLKDKTTIEVKSKKGHTETIKATNIILATGAHYRSFPGLEHDGKRLIGAWEAIKMENLPKSIGIIGAGAIGVEFAYFWNAFGVDVHIFELQKNLLPIEDTDSSKEVERAYKKYGIKLSLGVEKVSAKNNGNDVTITAVENGKSVDYKFEMGLIAVGMTGNIDGIGLEAAGVKTDRGFVAVNNMYQTSASNIYAIGDIAGPPLLAHAASHEGVVAAEHIAGLHPHAIDPMNIAGCTYCQPQVASVGYTERALKEKGIKYTVGKLPFQANGKAMASNETAGFVKTLMGEDGEMLGAHIVGTQATELIHEYVLFRQMEGIDEEMFATVHPHPTLGEFLAESVMNAKGRSLNF is encoded by the coding sequence ATGAAGAGTTTTGATGTTGTTGTTATTGGAGCTGGGCCAGGTGGTTATATTGCCGCAATTCGTGCTTCTCAACTTGGTAAGAATGTTGCCATCGTAGAAATGGATAAGTTTGGCGGAGTTTGTTTAAACCGCGGTTGTATTCCAACTAAAGCTGTTCTTAAGTCAGCGCACTCTGTTCATGAAATTGCCGATATGAAAGATCTTGGGATCAACGTTGAGCTTAAGTCTCTTGACGGTGGTCAAGCGGTAAAAAGAGCAAAGGGAATTAGTGAGAAAATCTCTAAGGGTGTTGAGTTCTTAATGAAGAAGAATAAGATCACTTCTTATGAGGGGAAAGCAACTTTAAAAGACAAGACAACTATTGAAGTTAAATCTAAGAAAGGTCACACAGAAACAATTAAGGCCACAAATATAATTCTAGCAACTGGTGCTCACTACAGAAGTTTTCCAGGACTTGAGCACGACGGAAAGAGACTGATTGGTGCTTGGGAAGCCATTAAAATGGAAAACCTACCTAAGTCTATTGGTATCATTGGTGCCGGTGCAATTGGTGTTGAGTTTGCTTACTTTTGGAATGCATTCGGTGTTGATGTTCACATTTTTGAACTTCAAAAGAACCTTCTTCCAATTGAAGATACTGACTCTTCTAAAGAAGTTGAAAGGGCCTATAAGAAGTATGGAATCAAACTCTCTCTTGGAGTTGAGAAGGTTTCTGCTAAGAATAATGGAAATGACGTGACAATCACTGCCGTTGAAAATGGAAAGTCAGTAGACTACAAATTTGAGATGGGTTTAATTGCTGTTGGTATGACAGGAAATATTGATGGAATCGGACTTGAAGCCGCTGGAGTAAAAACAGACAGAGGTTTTGTAGCTGTAAATAATATGTATCAGACTAGTGCCTCTAATATTTACGCTATTGGTGATATTGCTGGTCCACCACTACTTGCTCACGCAGCTTCTCACGAAGGTGTTGTTGCAGCTGAGCACATTGCAGGACTTCACCCGCATGCAATCGACCCAATGAATATTGCTGGTTGTACTTATTGTCAGCCACAGGTTGCTTCAGTTGGTTACACAGAAAGAGCGCTTAAAGAAAAAGGAATTAAGTATACTGTTGGTAAGCTTCCTTTCCAAGCAAATGGAAAGGCCATGGCTTCAAATGAAACGGCAGGTTTTGTTAAGACGCTTATGGGAGAAGACGGAGAGATGCTTGGTGCACATATCGTTGGAACTCAAGCAACTGAGCTTATTCACGAGTATGTTCTCTTTAGACAAATGGAAGGGATTGATGAAGAGATGTTCGCCACTGTTCATCCTCACCCAACACTAGGGGAGTTCTTAGCTGAGTCAGTAATGAATGCTAAGGGTAGAAGTTTAAACTTCTAA
- the sucB gene encoding 2-oxoglutarate dehydrogenase, E2 component, dihydrolipoamide succinyltransferase, whose product MRHDIVMPQMGESITNGTITKWHKQPGDMVEIDETLLEISTDKVESEIPSPIAGKVVEVIYPEGDTIDVGILIAVIDDDANATVGGSAPAASAPASTEAPAAASSAPAAGSERMDVVMPQMGESITNGTITKWHKQPGDMVEIDETLLEISTDKVESEIPSPVAGRVEEVLFAEGETIDVGIKIASIEQNLDVPFGASAGAAPAANASAAPATQAASAPAQNTTAQNSGERRFYTPLVKALANKHGVALSELANISGSGAGGRVNKADFMNFLNNRGSAPAAATSAPRAAAPSAPAAPVKSSVPAFSSTDRVEIVPMDNMRKAIAKNMIASKMTSPHVNSIDETDMTNIFKFREGFKNEFKKQEGFSLTYTHFILYALVQALKEFPIVNASIDGDNIVYKKDINLGCAVAVPGNGLVVPVIKGADNLNIRGIARKLDELVQKARARKLTMDDMSGGTYTFTNNGSFGILAATPVILQPQLGIFCVGTMKKRPIVTEDDAIAIRQMMYATHTYDHRLIDGEVGSKFLRHVINTLQTTDWSQLF is encoded by the coding sequence ATGAGACACGATATCGTAATGCCACAAATGGGAGAGTCGATCACAAACGGGACGATCACAAAATGGCATAAGCAACCAGGTGATATGGTTGAAATTGATGAAACTCTTTTAGAGATTTCTACGGATAAAGTTGAATCTGAAATCCCTTCACCAATTGCTGGTAAGGTTGTTGAAGTTATCTACCCTGAGGGAGATACAATTGACGTAGGAATTCTCATTGCAGTTATTGATGATGATGCCAATGCTACAGTTGGTGGTTCTGCTCCTGCAGCATCGGCACCAGCTTCGACTGAAGCGCCGGCGGCAGCTAGTTCTGCACCAGCAGCTGGAAGTGAGAGAATGGATGTCGTAATGCCACAAATGGGAGAGTCGATTACAAATGGAACGATCACAAAATGGCACAAGCAACCAGGTGATATGGTTGAAATTGATGAAACTCTTTTAGAGATCTCTACGGATAAAGTTGAATCTGAAATCCCATCTCCTGTTGCAGGTAGAGTGGAAGAAGTTCTCTTTGCTGAAGGTGAAACTATTGATGTTGGAATAAAGATTGCTTCTATTGAGCAAAATCTTGATGTACCTTTTGGTGCGAGTGCAGGTGCTGCTCCTGCGGCAAATGCATCAGCTGCGCCAGCTACTCAAGCGGCATCAGCTCCTGCTCAAAATACAACGGCTCAAAATTCTGGAGAAAGAAGATTCTATACTCCTCTAGTAAAAGCGCTTGCAAATAAGCACGGTGTTGCACTAAGTGAGCTTGCCAATATTTCTGGAAGTGGTGCTGGTGGAAGAGTAAATAAAGCAGACTTTATGAACTTCTTAAATAATAGAGGATCAGCTCCTGCAGCCGCGACTTCAGCTCCAAGAGCTGCTGCGCCAAGTGCTCCTGCTGCTCCAGTTAAGTCATCTGTTCCTGCGTTTAGCTCAACTGATAGAGTTGAAATTGTTCCAATGGACAATATGAGAAAGGCCATTGCTAAGAATATGATTGCATCTAAAATGACTTCACCACACGTGAATTCAATTGATGAAACAGATATGACAAATATCTTTAAGTTTAGAGAAGGCTTTAAGAATGAGTTCAAAAAGCAAGAGGGATTCTCTCTTACTTATACTCACTTCATTCTCTACGCTCTAGTTCAAGCATTGAAGGAATTCCCAATTGTGAATGCTTCAATTGATGGAGACAATATTGTTTACAAGAAAGATATCAATCTTGGTTGTGCGGTAGCTGTACCAGGAAATGGACTTGTTGTTCCTGTTATTAAGGGTGCTGACAATCTAAATATTAGAGGTATCGCAAGAAAGCTTGATGAATTAGTTCAAAAAGCGAGAGCAAGAAAGTTAACTATGGATGATATGAGTGGTGGAACTTATACATTTACTAATAATGGTTCATTTGGAATTCTTGCTGCAACTCCAGTTATCCTTCAACCACAACTTGGTATCTTCTGCGTTGGTACAATGAAGAAGCGTCCAATTGTTACTGAGGATGATGCTATTGCTATTCGCCAAATGATGTATGCAACACATACATATGATCATAGACTAATTGATGGTGAAGTTGGTTCTAAATTCCTTAGACATGTAATCAACACACTTCAAACTACAGATTGGTCTCAATTATTCTAA
- a CDS encoding 3D domain-containing protein, translating into MRALLFLSLIFLTSCATKKRSVLDFDFQLEEDENKSLTLWATNYYTPIYQVRMSGIPLKDLGENSLVNGVYPVLLSKKEWCYSAMEGSVAIRFPGGDQKTYNYAGKTSTQVDCSPYFGGDFPATNKVRFRPARSRWGDGTKQYSLIPYRTIAVDPNIIPFGSVVYIPRAKGVKFRWIGKEFTHDGFFFAGDRGGAIKGAHIDVFTGNSKNHEFDFIGNSKSKTFTGFIVEDGEAIEDLTRLHKIFY; encoded by the coding sequence ATGAGGGCCTTACTTTTTCTATCGCTAATATTTCTAACTTCATGTGCAACTAAGAAGAGAAGTGTTCTCGACTTTGATTTTCAATTAGAAGAAGATGAGAATAAGTCTCTCACACTTTGGGCCACAAATTACTATACTCCTATCTATCAAGTACGAATGAGTGGAATTCCTTTAAAGGATCTAGGTGAAAACTCTTTGGTAAACGGAGTTTATCCAGTCCTCTTATCTAAGAAGGAGTGGTGCTATAGTGCTATGGAAGGATCAGTGGCGATTCGCTTTCCAGGTGGAGATCAGAAAACCTATAACTATGCTGGAAAAACTTCCACTCAAGTCGATTGTAGTCCGTACTTTGGAGGCGACTTTCCTGCGACAAATAAAGTACGCTTTCGTCCAGCGAGGAGTCGATGGGGAGATGGTACTAAACAATACTCTCTCATTCCTTATAGAACGATTGCAGTAGACCCTAATATTATTCCTTTTGGAAGCGTCGTTTATATTCCTAGAGCAAAAGGTGTTAAGTTTAGATGGATTGGTAAGGAATTTACTCACGATGGATTCTTCTTTGCTGGGGATAGAGGTGGAGCAATTAAAGGGGCCCACATAGATGTCTTTACAGGAAATTCGAAGAATCATGAATTTGATTTTATTGGAAATTCAAAATCAAAAACTTTCACGGGCTTTATTGTAGAAGATGGAGAGGCAATAGAAGATCTTACGAGACTACATAAGATCTTCTACTAA
- a CDS encoding redoxin family protein, with the protein MKTLLISLLISITTHAHNGALTKAKLLNGESFQSLAAKEKKLVVFFLSASCPCTKKNIPYLQKLSKEYSHFQFIGVHSNANENLDLAKKEFSNFDFPIAYDEKGEIADQFKATKTPHVFVVSASDEILYHGGVTNSIDPKRAKNFYLDNALKDITNHKEVRQKFAKALGCYIVR; encoded by the coding sequence ATGAAAACACTACTAATTTCCCTACTTATTTCCATAACAACTCACGCCCATAATGGAGCACTGACTAAAGCAAAACTCTTAAATGGCGAGAGCTTTCAATCACTCGCGGCCAAAGAGAAAAAGCTAGTTGTCTTCTTTCTAAGTGCATCCTGTCCGTGTACGAAGAAGAATATTCCCTACTTACAAAAACTTAGTAAAGAATACTCTCACTTTCAATTTATAGGTGTTCACTCCAATGCCAATGAGAATTTAGATTTAGCAAAGAAGGAGTTTTCAAATTTCGACTTTCCAATTGCCTATGATGAAAAGGGTGAAATTGCAGATCAATTTAAGGCGACGAAGACTCCACACGTTTTTGTTGTGAGCGCCAGTGATGAGATTCTCTACCATGGAGGAGTCACTAATAGTATTGACCCAAAGAGGGCAAAGAACTTCTACCTAGATAATGCCCTTAAAGATATAACAAATCACAAGGAAGTCAGACAAAAATTTGCCAAGGCCCTAGGCTGCTACATAGTGAGATAA
- a CDS encoding sensor histidine kinase: MKYSLLNYSQLQHKRPSKFSLLVNLRWAVLALMSILLCVLMLLYKIDRYTFASLCLILIGVGVFNSYSISKLRVSEALSEWDIFFNILFDLSTLTICISICGGLASPFTSFLFIYFILGGVLLESKQSALFFLFCLLSILFLWWAPLPSLLTDGVELSSLSYFIGNIVVLGILWPLLIWIKKSLQIMERNLSQISEQLHQADRLKAYGLLSAGLSHELATPLNTILLKVNRLKRDKSLLSDEDIDIIDQATTKCLRSLGRIQQISIDSEEVSFEELNAVEAIRNIIRFKGWNLKIETKSNESILFLPMISFSQIFVDLLENAIEASGEEGTWVEIIDERERLEVKIYNHSQLDPLVLRHFGEPFVTTKEKGTGLGLYNAKIFLDSIGASLTISNETEELVCTHMTFKKRTHV, translated from the coding sequence ATGAAGTATAGCTTATTAAATTACAGTCAGTTACAACATAAGAGACCGTCGAAATTCTCACTCTTAGTGAATTTGCGCTGGGCCGTACTCGCATTAATGAGTATTCTTCTATGTGTTCTCATGCTTCTCTATAAAATTGATCGATACACTTTTGCCTCGCTGTGCTTGATATTAATTGGAGTGGGTGTTTTTAACTCATATTCTATTAGTAAGCTTCGAGTTAGTGAGGCGCTCTCAGAGTGGGATATCTTCTTTAATATTCTCTTTGATCTTTCAACCTTAACGATTTGTATCTCAATCTGTGGAGGACTAGCTTCTCCCTTTACTTCCTTTCTTTTTATATACTTTATTCTTGGGGGAGTTCTTCTAGAGAGTAAGCAATCCGCTCTCTTCTTTCTCTTCTGTCTATTGAGTATACTCTTTCTATGGTGGGCTCCTTTGCCGAGTCTTTTAACAGATGGAGTGGAACTTAGTTCTTTAAGTTACTTTATAGGAAATATCGTTGTCTTAGGAATTCTATGGCCTCTGCTCATTTGGATTAAGAAGTCTCTTCAAATTATGGAGCGCAATCTTTCTCAAATTTCAGAACAGCTCCATCAAGCCGATAGACTTAAGGCCTATGGTCTTCTTTCGGCAGGACTTAGTCATGAATTGGCCACGCCGCTAAATACTATTCTCTTAAAAGTAAATCGCCTTAAAAGAGATAAGTCCCTTTTGAGTGATGAGGATATCGACATTATTGATCAGGCGACTACTAAGTGTTTACGCTCTCTTGGAAGAATTCAGCAAATATCAATTGATAGTGAAGAGGTGAGCTTTGAAGAACTTAATGCAGTTGAGGCCATTAGAAATATTATACGCTTCAAAGGATGGAATTTAAAAATTGAGACCAAGTCCAATGAGAGCATTTTATTTCTACCAATGATTAGCTTCTCACAGATCTTCGTCGATCTTCTAGAGAATGCGATCGAAGCTTCTGGTGAGGAAGGAACTTGGGTTGAGATTATTGATGAGCGAGAAAGACTTGAAGTTAAAATTTATAATCACTCCCAATTAGACCCTCTTGTTTTGAGGCACTTTGGTGAGCCCTTTGTTACGACTAAAGAGAAGGGGACTGGATTAGGTCTTTATAATGCGAAGATCTTCCTCGATAGTATTGGCGCTTCTCTCACTATTTCTAATGAGACCGAAGAGCTAGTTTGTACTCATATGACTTTTAAGAAAAGGACTCATGTATGA
- a CDS encoding response regulator transcription factor — protein MSKVIIVDDDRNFCESLALEFRDRSHECHFSTSLNELRDRGDISSFEWGVIDLRIGTGNGLDALEFIKSQNPSITLVMLTGFGSISTAVEAVKRGAKQYLAKPIQFEELLSSFEDSNFSTNEQQYPSLARKEREYIEFVLNECGGNITLAAKKLGIHRQSLQRKLKKYSPLK, from the coding sequence ATGAGCAAAGTAATTATAGTTGATGATGATAGAAACTTCTGTGAGAGTTTGGCCTTGGAGTTTAGAGACCGCTCCCATGAGTGCCATTTCTCAACGTCTCTTAATGAGTTAAGGGATAGAGGGGATATTTCAAGCTTTGAGTGGGGAGTCATCGATCTTCGTATTGGTACTGGAAATGGATTGGATGCTCTAGAATTTATCAAGAGCCAAAATCCTTCTATTACTCTCGTTATGCTCACAGGGTTTGGATCAATTTCAACAGCAGTTGAAGCAGTTAAGAGAGGAGCAAAGCAATACCTCGCTAAGCCAATTCAATTTGAAGAGTTACTTTCAAGTTTTGAGGATTCTAACTTTAGTACCAACGAGCAACAATACCCAAGTCTTGCGCGAAAAGAGCGAGAGTATATTGAATTTGTTCTCAATGAGTGTGGCGGTAATATAACTCTAGCCGCTAAGAAGCTAGGAATTCATCGCCAGTCTTTGCAAAGAAAACTTAAGAAGTATTCACCACTTAAATAG
- a CDS encoding endonuclease I family protein yields the protein MKLLFILTTLFATFTSTTFAGHSYYPQSFQDAVERGDLDGERLKDELKKILTSRHQVNHGKADTLGCSSNSKDCYSHINLGYKTARKHLFGNMALGHLQKDDEYYLYGVYCENKFTSSRNTGTIGPMSIPNSNVLNCEHTWPQSKFTRTQSGHQKSDLHHLFPTDSKANSTRGNHDFGEVRNGKDPAPNCDESQVSSSGNRVFQPAVNHRGNVARAMMYFAIRYNGKIKADTERIFRKWHQEDPVDAAEIARNNGVYDVQKNRNPFIDYPELVDFIQDF from the coding sequence GTGAAATTGCTTTTTATTTTGACTACCCTATTTGCCACTTTTACTTCAACTACATTTGCCGGTCACTCTTACTACCCACAATCATTTCAAGATGCAGTGGAGAGAGGAGATCTTGACGGTGAAAGATTAAAGGACGAGTTAAAGAAGATCCTCACTTCAAGACATCAAGTGAATCATGGAAAGGCAGATACACTAGGTTGCTCTTCTAATTCTAAAGATTGTTATTCTCATATCAACCTAGGATATAAGACAGCTAGAAAACACCTCTTCGGAAATATGGCCCTGGGTCACCTACAAAAAGATGATGAGTATTACCTCTACGGTGTTTACTGTGAGAATAAATTTACCAGCTCAAGAAATACGGGAACAATTGGTCCAATGAGTATTCCAAATAGTAATGTTCTTAACTGCGAGCACACTTGGCCACAGAGTAAGTTTACTCGTACTCAATCAGGACACCAGAAATCAGACCTTCACCACCTCTTTCCTACAGATTCAAAAGCAAATAGCACTCGTGGAAACCACGACTTTGGAGAAGTGAGAAATGGTAAAGACCCAGCACCAAATTGTGACGAGTCTCAAGTAAGTTCAAGTGGAAATAGAGTTTTCCAACCGGCCGTTAATCATAGAGGAAATGTTGCCAGAGCAATGATGTACTTCGCGATTAGATACAACGGAAAAATCAAAGCAGACACTGAAAGAATTTTTAGAAAGTGGCACCAAGAAGATCCAGTTGATGCAGCAGAGATTGCAAGAAATAATGGAGTCTATGATGTCCAAAAAAATAGAAACCCATTTATCGATTACCCAGAGCTAGTAGACTTTATTCAAGACTTCTAA
- a CDS encoding endonuclease I family protein, whose translation MKAILALFLLTISLSSQAASNYYPSDLNAKLTKGTLKGEQLKEALFNVLSQVHTKRKGKADILGCTGKEGTCYSQKVLGYRGARKVLFGKLHLEEGANGYYLKDVYCRKVITSSQTNIGPNRIPNSNIVNCEHTWPQSKFSRNFEKEMQKSDLHHLYPTDSKANSIRGNFEFGNVDSWGEIRDCEASHSEAPGHFEPPTEHKGNVARALFYFSVRYRMPISAEQEQTIKEWHIQDPVDAEERERNDGIYAVQGNRNPFIDYPELVDHISNF comes from the coding sequence ATGAAAGCAATCCTAGCCCTATTTCTTTTAACTATTTCTTTAAGCTCACAAGCTGCAAGCAACTACTACCCTTCTGATTTAAACGCAAAACTAACTAAGGGAACTCTTAAAGGAGAGCAACTTAAAGAAGCCCTCTTTAATGTACTTTCTCAAGTTCATACAAAGAGAAAAGGTAAAGCCGATATCCTCGGATGTACTGGTAAAGAAGGAACTTGCTACTCGCAAAAGGTTCTAGGTTATAGAGGAGCAAGAAAGGTTCTCTTCGGTAAACTTCACCTAGAAGAAGGCGCAAACGGTTACTACTTAAAAGACGTGTACTGTCGTAAAGTTATTACTTCAAGTCAGACGAATATCGGACCAAATAGAATCCCAAATAGCAATATTGTAAACTGTGAGCACACTTGGCCACAGAGTAAATTCTCAAGAAACTTTGAAAAAGAAATGCAAAAGAGTGATCTTCACCACCTCTACCCTACAGACTCAAAGGCCAACAGCATCAGAGGTAACTTTGAATTTGGTAACGTTGATAGCTGGGGAGAGATCAGAGACTGTGAAGCTTCACACTCCGAAGCTCCAGGTCACTTTGAGCCACCAACTGAGCACAAAGGTAATGTTGCAAGAGCACTTTTCTACTTCTCTGTAAGATACAGAATGCCAATCAGCGCTGAGCAAGAGCAAACAATTAAAGAGTGGCATATTCAAGATCCTGTAGATGCAGAAGAAAGAGAGAGAAATGATGGGATTTACGCCGTTCAAGGAAATAGAAACCCATTTATCGACTACCCTGAATTAGTTGATCATATTTCAAATTTTTAA
- a CDS encoding endonuclease/exonuclease/phosphatase family protein, which yields MNKLFRKSLVSVFALLMANTGFAYTSIAGYTTPPLDEIHMVTGRASKDALDPNDISLLIWNIYKGKKESFKNDFPKIIEDKDLILIQETDSNPQLQDAYSEVSGFRFDTGISFTYAKYPNSFSGSAIASRVNPTNVELFRTKYREPIVSTHKVITTATYPMENRAEELLTISIHAINFSPIQGFFHQLEQTSELIKNHKGPIVFGGDFNCRSWTKTNYMRNFFKRHGFEEVTYKEDTRYRSGMTGRIIDYIFIKDLKLHSSRVHGELESSDHKAMSIRVSYP from the coding sequence ATGAATAAATTATTTAGAAAATCACTTGTCTCTGTTTTCGCTCTCCTAATGGCGAATACAGGTTTTGCTTACACTTCAATTGCTGGTTATACGACGCCTCCACTAGATGAAATTCACATGGTGACTGGTAGGGCCTCTAAAGATGCGCTTGATCCCAATGATATTTCCTTACTTATTTGGAATATCTATAAGGGAAAAAAGGAAAGTTTTAAGAATGACTTCCCAAAGATTATTGAAGATAAAGATCTTATCCTTATTCAAGAGACGGACTCTAATCCACAATTACAAGACGCTTACTCTGAAGTGAGTGGCTTTCGTTTTGATACAGGAATTAGTTTTACATACGCCAAGTATCCTAACTCTTTCTCTGGCTCGGCCATTGCCTCAAGAGTTAACCCAACGAATGTTGAGCTTTTTAGAACAAAGTATCGTGAGCCTATAGTTTCTACTCATAAAGTGATTACAACAGCAACTTACCCAATGGAAAACCGTGCAGAAGAGCTGCTTACAATCAGTATTCACGCAATTAACTTCTCGCCAATACAAGGCTTCTTTCATCAGTTAGAGCAAACGAGTGAACTCATAAAAAACCACAAAGGACCAATTGTCTTTGGAGGTGACTTTAACTGTCGTTCTTGGACAAAGACCAACTACATGAGAAATTTCTTTAAGAGACATGGCTTCGAAGAGGTGACGTATAAGGAAGATACTCGTTATAGATCGGGAATGACTGGTCGAATAATCGATTATATCTTCATTAAAGACCTTAAACTTCACAGCTCAAGAGTTCACGGTGAGCTAGAATCCTCTGATCATAAGGCCATGTCTATCAGAGTTTCATACCCGTAA